The following DNA comes from Brassica oleracea var. oleracea cultivar TO1000 chromosome C5, BOL, whole genome shotgun sequence.
TATTGGCTTAAAATTGTGGAAAGAAGATAAACACAAAAAATTATGCAAATTTAATGTGTTTTATTAAAATGTGTGAAAAAAATAGAATATGGATCTTTTAGGAACAGAGGGAGTATATGGTAACCGAACAAAAGCAACACTCGGTTTTGATATCATCTTCATTAAGATCACATGTAAAGATACATTAAACCGATTTCAAATTATAAATTATAATCTTCATTAAGAAAAATACATTAAACCGATTTCAAGTTATAATCTCATTTGATATAGTGTGATCTCGAGTATACATTTAAACAACATTCGAGTATAGTAGTCATATGTAATATAATATATGTCAACCGGTTTTAAAATGATATAAAACACATTACCAAATAACTGGTTACTTCTTTCGTCTACATTGAGATTGTACGTTACCAAAATATACTATTAAAACATTATGCTAAGCTATAATTAATAAATAATGGCAAAGAATGTAATAAATCTAGTAAAGAGAGGGTTTTTAATTAGAGAGTGTGAGAGTGAATATGGTATTGCCACATAGGAAATGGCATGTTGGTTAATAATACATGAACATAAGGTTAGTCTTAAAAAATGTTCCTCTTTTAATATAAAAGGGATATATATATATATATATATATAGCTGTCTTTCTGGATATAATTATACAAACCATAACATATATAACATGAATAGGAAAAATGTTCTAGAGAATCTTGATACTTATTAAGGATAAATAATTAATCAGGTACTTGCTTCTTGTTCAAGTCATCAGATCACTCGTCTACTCCTCTAGGCTGCAGACCAAACCCGGTAGCATCCGATCTTTTCATAATCCTCAACCTCTTGCATGACTCTATGAACATTCTGCAAAAATCAAAATATCCGAACTCATATATAAGTTTATAATGAGATATAATCTAAGTCAAAAGATATGAACATGTATACCCCCATGGTACATCTCCAGCGAGCATCCAATCCCCATCTTTATCTTCGTATATGGTAACGTATTCGCAGTTATCACCATTTTTCAAGGCCACTCCTGCACACACACACACATATATCTATGTAAATTTCAATTGCGTCCAATTTTCTGGTGTAAGATCTCTAGTTTGAGATTGTTAACCCAAAACTGATGTAAAATGTAAATGAATAGTAGATTCTAGTTTTCTGCAAAGTTTTCAGAGGATATATATGTAGCGGTTTTGGAGTTAAAATGAGTCAGATCATCAAAAGCTGAAAATTCACCAATCAGAGATTTCTAGGACCATTCTCAGCTTAATATGAAACTCTCGTGATATAGTCGTATAGAAGAGTTCAACAACATTGGTAACACAACGTATTAATTAACCTAGTTATTATAGTTTTTTGGTTTAAAAAGATTTAACCTAGTTAAAAGATGAAATTAACCTAGTTATAATAGTTTCATTCCCACATTACGTATGAAAATACTTTAGTTCCTAATCCGATCTCTCATAATAAAATTTTGTTTCCTTCCAGTTCGACATAATCTAACCACTCTACTTTAAGTCTTTAAGTGAAAAAGAGATATTAATTTACTAACCAATGCCACGGACACCAAAGAGCTTATCGAGAGCAAATGCTAAGTCATCATAGTCTTGGCTCGAACCAAGATCTATCTTCCTTAAGTAAGGCACACCATCCATGCTCACTTTCACGTACCCTAACCCCACTTTTGTCGTCCAAGCTTCCTTACAGTTGTTCTTCCTCCGGTAAGAACAAACCGGCGGCCATCCCACCACCTCACTTTTCGCCGCGGGTGACTCATTAATTTTTTCCACGTCACCACCTGAAACGACACCACTTTCATCACTGTTACTTCCAGAAGACGTCATGATCATCTCCGTGAAGCCTCTCTTCTTCACAATCTTCTCCGTCACATCTCTCCCCGGAAGACCCAATCTCAGCTCAGTTATCTCATGCTCAACTCCACCTTTCTCCATGTTTTACCTTTTCTTTAATTATTTGTCAAAATATAACTATGATATACGAGAACTTTCTTCTCATACACACTTCTCTTGTTGTAGTAATGGCATACTACCGAGTCGTGCTTTATATGTTGCTTCGTTGGTTCACACGATCAAACCGATAGAAACCAATCAGAGATCAACAGGTGGTGTCCTTTGATATCTAAAGTCTTCTTTTTCAGTTTGTGTGGGGAGACAAAGTGGGGCAAAGACAGGTCAACTGAGGATGCGGTGGTCGGTCACATGAGAGACATAAGCTTGGTGTTGTTTTCTAATTTTCTACAAAATTAATTAAGACCGGCATTACAAAGAGGTTAAAGGGAACAGATCCTACGGTTGTGAAATTTTCTTGTGATTTTTCTCTGACCGTTGGATGATTGGAATACGAATCTCCTTCTGCTAATAAGTGCTAACATCCCATGTGTGTTCCTTTTGTAAAGATTCTTACAATGGTGTGCAGTTTACATGTTGCAATGGAATGTTTAATAAAGTGTTGAAACTGAGTTGGCATTCAACTAGTTTAAAAAATTAAACTCTGTTGAATTTCGTTGGAGAAGAAAGAGAATGTAGCATGGTCTCTTCCTATTGGCTGAGACAAAAGTGTGGGTTATGACTTTTTTTTTAATTGGCTGTGTTGAATTTCTTTTTTTTTCTCTCCTTCTACATTATTTGGTTCAATTATTGTAAATAAAATTATAATTTATTGAAAAAAAATATATTAAAATTTATCATTTTTTATATTCTATAAATAAAGACTTGTTTCATTAGATTTGAACACAGAAAAAAAAATCATCATTCACCTCTCAAACAATTCTCGTTACAAAAGATGGAAAATAAAAATTGTAGGGTAGGGTGTTGAATTTTATTTTAAACAAACCATTGTAGAGTATAAAAAATGAGTGGGTGTTGAATTATTAGTTGTAAGAGAAAGAAACTGATGTGGAATAAAGAAAAGATGATGTGGAGGGTGTTGTGTGTTGAATCTATTGTATATAGTCTAACTAGTAAATCACAACTACAGTATAGTTTTAAAAATAAGTTAGTTTATTTTATAGTGGAAATGAATCATAAAGTTTAGTCTATTTGTCCACATTTCTAATAAGAGCATAGAAATATTAAATTAAATCCTACCATTTTGGGATATGTTCGTTATACTTATAACTATAATTAAGGTATTTCAGCAATGATTTTTATTGGGTCACCGCGCGCATAAATCTCACATGGGGAGAGCATATACACCAAATATACTTTCTATGGACAGTAGCAAATATACTACGCGTTTAGTATGTGTTTTTAGACTAAACTTGAGTAAAACTGAATCTATTGGATCACATCAGTTCATTTTAGTACATATTTCAAACATCTATTGGAAATCTTGTTTGTCGTCTGCATGAAAAATTCTAACACGGCGACCATGTGTATTAAGTTTGAGTTCTTCATGCAATACGCATTAATTTCTAAAGTTTGTCGCAAACCAATGACTTTGAGCGGAGTAAACTAGGAGTAGTTTAGAAATGAGTTCAAACTTAATAGCCCCGCATTGGTTGGGTTGTTGCTAACTATCTTTAGCTCACCATACCAATAAAACACAAGAAGTAATGATGGAGTTTAGAGATGTAGGGACACGAGCATAGAAAAGAATTGATCGACCGTGTGTATGTGTGTGGGCTCCCTCTTGTCTAGAAACTTTGATTGATTGATGAACAGCAACAGGTTGGGCCACGTGAAATTATATGAAATACAACCACAGAAAGAGAGAGATGAGTCAATATTCCCATATTTCTAGTTTGTCTAGTTTAATTTTAATATTTCCAATGACTAACAAACGACATTTGTATCATCAAGTTATTTTTATAGATTTAGCATTGAGTATCCAAGTTCTATCATTCAGCGGCGAACATGCCACTTCGTAAAGAATTTTTTGCAAAGCTGACCACACTGGAGCACTCAAATCGGACTCCAATTGACGCATAAGCAAAATTTCACACAGCAAAATCTAACCTAAGTATGTAGCGAGTTCACACAATTGCCCATATATTATGAGAAAATAACAAGTTACACAGCGCAGCCAAACATGCGATTTTGTAGCATCAATGTGATATATGATGCTTTATTCCCCCCCAGACTCTAGAAACACCACCGCTTGCAATCTGGAAGTTTGTCATTCAACTTGGAGTATATAATAAAAAAAATGCTATTAATATAAAAAAATTCAAGTAGATAAGTATAAATTTCATGTGCTTCTACTCGAGTTTTGATCAGTGGCGGAACTAGACCTAAGTTTCATGAGAGTCATAATTCAATTATGATAGACAAAAAATACATCTAGGAGAGTTAAACATATGACATATGGGTCAAAGAAAGGTAGTTTAACCAATTCACCACAGCAACAACATTATTAATGCACGTACAAACAGTTATTTATAGGTTTCACATGGGTCAATTGACCACCCTCTCTCCAACGTTTTGATTGGAAAACTTTTATATTGATTGTGACCTGTCTCATGTTTCTTATACGTTAGGTCATTCTCCACGATTAATATTATGTTGCTTATGTTTTCGGTTACTTAAGTATAATATTACAAGCCTCACGAGTCATAATTATGTTCTAAAACTCTTATACATTCATAGCTTATCTTCCAACAAAATAAATGAGAGAGGTGTAGTTTTGATTAAATGGACGACAAAAAATAGAAAATAAACTGCAAGTATGTTCCCACGTCGATTAGCAGCGTAACCTAAATTATGAAACCGCAAACGCTTTTTTATTGTCAGTATTTTTAATACTTCAGTTCAAATAAAGCAGACAAAATATAAATTGCTTGTCTACATTCAGGATCAGGAAATATTTGGTTGGAAAGCATGAAGGGGGATTAAAAAAGAACAAAACTTAGGTTCACCCCATAGGGTGAACTTTTAAATTCACCTCTCATTCTAGAACCAATCAAATTGCCACGTAGATAATTAATTAAAAAATATTAAATTTATTTTAAAATAACTAAAAAAAATAATGCTAATTTTAACAACGCTGACACCGCCATCTAAACCGTAAACCCGAAATCTTAATTTTTTAACCCTAAACCGTAATTCTAAAACCCAAACTCTATACCCTAAACCCAAATCCTAAACCCTAAACCCAAACAGTAAACCTTAAATCCAAACCTTATACCCTAAACCAAATCCTAGACCCTAAACCCAAACAGTAAACCTTAAATCCAAACCTTATACCCTAAACCAAATCCTAGACCCTAAACCCAAACAGTAAACCTTAAATCCAAACCTTATACCCTAAACCAAATCCTAGACCCTAAACCCAAACAGTAAACCTTAAATCCAAACCTTATACCCTAAACCAAATCCTAGACCCTAAACCCAAACAGTAAACCTTAAATCCAAACCTTATACCCTAAACCAAATCCTAGACCCTAAACCCAAACAGTAAACCTTAAATCCAAACCTTATACCCTAAACCAAATCCTAGACCCTAAACCCAAACCGTATACCCTAAACCTAAATCTTAGACTTAAAACCCAAACCGTAAACCCTAAACCCAAACCCAAACCCTAAACCTAGATGCTATAAGGTTTAAGGTTTGGGTTTAGGGTCTAAGATTTGGGTTTATGGTTTGGGTTTAGGGTTTATGGTTTAGGGTTTATTGTTTGGGTTTAGGGTATACAATTTGAGTTTAGGGTATATAATTTGGGTTTAGGGTATAGGATTTGGGTATAGGGTTTAGGGTTTAGGGTTTGGGTTTAGGATTTAAGGTTTAGGGTTTAGAATTTAAAATTTAGGGTTTACGGTTTAAGTAACGGCNNNNNNNNNNNNNNNNNNNNNNNNNNNNNNNNNNNNNNNNNNNNNNNNNNNNNNNNNNNNNNNNNNNNNNNNNNNNNNNNNNNNNNNNNNNNNNNNNNNNNNNNNNNNNNNNNNNNNNNNNNNNNNNNNNNNNNNNNNNNNNNNNNNNNNNNNNNNNNNNNNNNNNNNNNNNNNNNNNNNNNNNNNNNNNNNNNNNNNNNNNNNNNNNNNNNNNNNNNNNNNNNNNNNNNNNNNNNNNNNNNNNNNNNNNNNNNNNNNNNNNNNNNNNNNNNNNNNNNNNNNNNNNNNNNNNNNNNNNNNNNNNNNNNNNNNNNNNNNNNNNNNNNNNNNNNNNNNNNNNNNNNNNNNNNNNNNNNNNNNNNNNNNNNNNNNNNNNNNNNNNNNNNNNNNNNNNNNNNNNNNNNNNNNNNNNNNNNNNNNNNNNNNNNNNNNNNNNNNNNNNNNNNNNNNNNNNNNNNNNNNNNNNNNNNNNNNNNNNNNNNNNNNNNNNNNNNNNNNNNNNNNNNNNNNNNNNNNNNNNNNNNNNNNNNNNNNNNNNNNNNNNNNNNNNNNNNNNNNNNNNNNNNNNNNNNNNNNNNNNNNNNNNNNNNNNNNNNNNNNNNNNNNNNNNNNNNNNNNNNNNNNNNNNNNNNNNNNNNNNNNNNNNNNNNNNNNNNNNNNNNNNNNNNNNNNNNNNNNNNNNNNNNNNNNNNNNNNNNNNNNNNNNNNNNNNNNNNNNNNNNNNNNNNNNNNNNNNNNNNNNNNNNNNNNNNNNNNNNNNNNNNNNNNNNNNNNNNNNNNNNNNNNNNNNNNNNNNNNNNNNNNNNNNNNNNNNNNNNNNNNNNNNNNNNNNNNNNNNNNNNNNNNNNNNNNNNNNNNNNNNNNNNNNNNNNNNNNNNNNNNNNNNNNNNNNNNNNNNNNNNNNNNNNNNNNNNNNNNNNNNNNNNNNNNNNNNNNNNNNNNNNNNNNNNNNNNNNNNNNNNNNNNNNNNNNNNNNNNNNNNNNNNNNNNNNNNNNNNNNNNNNNNNNNNNNNNNNNNNNNNNNNNNNNNNNNNNNNNNNNNNNNNNNNNNNNNNNNNNNNNNNNNNNNNNNNNNNNNNNNNNNNNNNNNNNNNNNNNNNNNNNNNNNNNNNNNNNNNNNNNNNNNNNNNNNNNNNNNNNNNNNNNNNNNNNNNNNNNNNNNNNNNNNNNNNNNNNNNNNNNNNNNNNNNNNNNNNNNNNNNNNNNNNNNNNNNNNNNNNNNNNNNNNNNNNNNNNNNNNNNNNNNNNNNNNNNNNNNNNNNNNNNNNNNNNNNNNNNNNNNNNNNNNNNNNNNNNNNNNNNNNNNNNNNNNNNNNTTTTTTCCCAAACTAAAACTCTCCAAACCCACTCTAATCTCTTTGACTTGGAAACACCAAACTTTATATGAGTTTTTCAGTTTTGTCTCATGTCTTTCATACTAATCTATCTTTTTTTGCAGGTTTTTAATCAGATGGTACTCATATTCCACCCATTTAAAGGTAGATCTATTAATTTTATATATTTTTTTTTGTGTGTTCTATAAAGATAGATTTATCTAATTTTTCACTCATTTTTCTGTTTTTAAGCCATTTGAACGTTTTTTGATATGCAGGTTTTTCAGATCTGGAAGACTTCTGGGACGACTTACCTGTTAGTCGTCTAAAATATAATGCACTAGACGACTTCCAGGAAGTCTTCCAGACGACTTCCATTTAAGTCGTCTGGACTTCCTGGAAGTCGTCTGACAAAGTCTTCTTCCATATCAAATGGAGTCAAAGCTTGTCTCTGTAGAGGAATGATCTATAATAGTTTTGTTTGTGATCTGTTTTGTGATTTGCATGTCTACTCTTTTAGTTGTGAATTTTTTGTAAAATCAGTAATAATGTTTCCCAAGATGTAATACATGTGCTAACAATGTGTTTACACATTTACAAATCAATGAAATAATGAACTTCAATAGCCTTTTTCTTATCTTTGGATTTCTCATATGCAATAATAAACTCCAATGGTCTTTTTCTCATCTTAATAAACAAGAATGTTGGTAGCTTCACATCGATACAACATTTTAAGAAGCTTTTTAACCCTTCTTCCAACTCATAACAATAATCATCATTAGTGTCTATAACAAAGATGTACTTCATGCGTTTTAGTTATCTCGAGCAAGTTCCAAACTTGTCTATCATTTGTAACATGAATAGGAGGAAGGTCTGGAGCCATCTGTTGTAATGAGTAGCTCCACAGACTATGTGTTCATGTCCAGGTTATAATCTTCTTGAGCTATTGCAACAAGATCAGCATGTGTTGAACCTTCACTCAAAAATAACATTATTGCTCCTTTGAAATGATCAACCATAAAATTCTAACATCCATCTTTCAACAACCATTCTCCATACACTGCATGTAACTGACGCATCATCTGAAAAAGTCAAAATAAAACACATTAGCAAACTTAGAACAAAGAAAACGAAAGTTTATTAAAGATCGAAGCGGACGACTTCAATCTAAGTCCTCCTGGCAACTAAAATATACGTCGTTTGGTCAACGCAGAGGTTATTTTTGCAATTGACTTTGAAATCTGTAACCTGAGACGACTGAAAGTTAAGTCGTCTGTTTTTGTTTGGTTTCAAAAAAATTTCCAAAGAACCGTCATATGTTAGTTTTGCATTTGACTGGATTATTTCAGAAGTTTGATTTTCCTGGACGACTTACATTTCAGTCCTCTCGTGAAAATTAAAATAATAATATTTTTTTTAAAAGTAGACGACTTACAGTTAAGTCNNTTTTTTTTTTCAATTGCAAAACTAACCTATGACTACTTAATTGTAAGTCGTCTAGTGTTATTAAAATATTGATATTTCAATTTTCACCAGAAGACTGAAATGTAAGTCGTCCGGGAAAGTCAATCTTCTGAAATAATCCACTCAAATGCAAAACTAACCTATGACGACTGAAATGTAAGTCGTCTAGGTTCTTTGGAAATTTTTTTGTAACCAAACAAAAGCAGACGACTTATATTTCAGTCGTCTCAGAAAACATATTTCAAAGTCAATTGCAAAAATAACCTCTGCGTTGACCAGACGACTTCCAGGTAAGTCGTCTACAGCCAGACGAAGTCGTATGACGAACAGATCTGGAAAAAAACTTGATGTCATACCTTAAATTGGTGAGATAACTTCCTTAGCACACATAATGCTTTTCCAAGCACACAAAATCTCAAACGAAAGTGACCCACCCAGAATCGTTAGCTTCTATGACTCTATGAACCATAAAAAATGTAGAATCAAAATCTTAGGTTTTTTTAGCTCATTGTGGAGAGAAAGTGAGAGATATGTTGTGTTTAGTTCACAAGAATGGAAAAAGGAGAAGGGTAACTCGATTTTGGGAGCATTAAGAGATTCAGATTGGTTGTTCATGGTGGTTGGGGTATTGATGACAATGACAATCTTGTAATTACTTGAAGATGATGAGAGTGAGAGAGTAGAAATGTCATTTTCGAAAAGAAAAAAAAAATTGATGGCATTTTAGTGAATTATATGAACTTGTGGGATGAATAGGGCAAAACTAATTTCCAAAAAAAAAAGAGGTTAGTTTTGTGTTTCACTTTAAGTTGTAGGTCAATTTTGCAAAAAACCCAATAATTTAAGTAAAATATGACAGAACAAATTAAAGGCAGGTATATACTAGTAGTGCTAATGTTGATATATTTATTCAGTTTCATCAGACATTAAATAAAATTATCAAAACTTTGGAACTATATTAGTAAGCTTTAGGCAATTTCATTTGCAGTCTCTCGAAAAAGTCTGTATAATTGATATATATATATTTTTTTAAAGAGGAAAGAGATTGAAAATCGGTTATCATACAGAAAGACCTAAACATAATTGAGATATTTTCTCAACTCTTTATTGATCCAACTTTTTTACTTTAAAATTTTAATTAGAAACTAAGGTGGGGGTATTGGATTCTTAAATTTGATAGAATTAGAAGGAATTATAGTTTCCATTAAATTTCACTGTTATTCAATCGTGGATTTCATCAATTCTTTTAAATTCTTCTGTTATTGGATTAAGCATTTGGAATCATTCTTTTAATTACTTTAAATTCTGTTGTTATTCAATATTTGATAGATTTTGTAGTAATGATATTTGATAAGAATTTAATGGAAAATGTCATGTATAAATGTAAAGGGTCAATTCTTTGCTCTTATGCAGAGATTTGTAATGAATAGTAGGAAAACACAAACAATAGTATTTCTCTACTTCTCATTTTTCCAGAAGTACGTGAAGAATGAATACACATTTGTGGATGATAATTAATGAGTTACCGGCAAATATAAAGAACAACAATTAACAAATATAAAGTCAATGTTGCCTTTTTGCTGAAGAAACCCAGTGTCTGTTAACCAAATCAAGATGTCTTCTAAGACTTTCGGTTGTGTACTTTCGCATTACGAACACAAGAGCAAGATAAAGAAAATGCAAATACTTGGAAAAAAACTATGGCAGAAGTTAGAAGATATGTGGAGAGATGCTATGAGTTTAGATGATTCATATATTTTATTTATTAGTATTATGATTTTAATAAAATTGCTACAATCCATAAACCATGTAGTACTAATTACTATTTTTCTTTCAGTTTTAAGAATAAAATATTTTTTGTTACCAAGTATTTGAAAATTCATAGAATTTAGAGGAATTAGTATTCTATCAAATTTATGTATATTCTTTTAAAATCAATAATAGAAGTAAGCATAGGAATTAGATAAATGCATTAAAATCTCGTCAAATCTTTGAAAATACTGCAAAAGTTTTTCTTTATGAATTCTTTTAAATTCCTGGATTGAATACCACCCCCTAAAACATTTGTGTGAGATACACGCTCAAGTCTATCAGTGATGCTTTTAAAATTTCATTAAAAATATAAAACTTTAGTTTTCCATGAAAAGAGTTAAAAAGAAGAATTACTAATAAAAAGACTTCATCTTAAAAAAAAATCTCATTCTTACAGTCTCAATAAAAATGAAGTAAATTCTTGAAAACTATAAAATATAAAATGATCAGAAAACCTTTTTAAAATATAAACATTGTCCGACAAATGGGCAACATATAAAAGGAAAGCACGGGTGTTTAGCGGACGGTTTAGCCTCTATAATCGAGCAGATATTTAATTAACTCAAATCTTATATTTTTTATA
Coding sequences within:
- the LOC106293006 gene encoding auxin-responsive protein IAA19-like, which gives rise to MEKGGVEHEITELRLGLPGRDVTEKIVKKRGFTEMIMTSSGSNSDESGVVSGGDVEKINESPAAKSEVVGWPPVCSYRRKNNCKEAWTTKVGLGYVKVSMDGVPYLRKIDLGSSQDYDDLAFALDKLFGVRGIGVALKNGDNCEYVTIYEDKDGDWMLAGDVPWGMFIESCKRLRIMKRSDATGFGLQPRGVDE